In Pongo pygmaeus isolate AG05252 chromosome 19, NHGRI_mPonPyg2-v2.0_pri, whole genome shotgun sequence, the genomic stretch AAGGTGCCCTCTCTGGCTCCTCCCCAAAGTGAGATCATTGAAGGCTCTGGTCATCACCATCTTCAATTTCATTGTCACGGTGGTTGCTGCCTTCGTCTGCACTTACCTTGGAAGCCAAtatatcttcacagaaatggCCTCGGTGAGTAGGCactgggcagggcagggtgcCCCAGGTAGGGGTGTTAGTGGGTAAGGGAGGACATATGTGAAAGTGCCTTGCACAGGTTAGGTATTGAACAGATATTTATGCCATTAACAAGGGGAGCATTAGAGCTTTCCAGCAGTCACAGGGGGTTAGGTAATAACCCCAGGAGAAGCcacattctcttttcttcccctcccccaactTAGAGGGTGGTTGGGGGCTCTCCATCCTCATTAAAAGTGCTGGGGTACAGAGCTGGTTGTTGGCCTGCATCCCTTACGCCTGGTTCTCCCCATCTCCAGCGGGTGCTAGCTGCATTGATCGTTGCCTCTGTGGTGGGTCTGGCCGAGCTGTATGTCATGGTGCGGGCAATGGAAGGCGAGCTGGGAGAACTGTAACTGGTGCTTCATCATCAAGTCTAGAGAAGACTTTGGGGGCTTCAGGCTCCAATTGCCAGTCACCGACTCAGTCAACTCATGAGACTTTTTGTATTCAGCTCCAGTTAGTCAGAAGACCAGCCCAGGCCAGCTGCTGTTTCTGTGGGGAGCCCTATTTTCTGTGAATTTCCACAGGGAGCATTGGAGGAGATTGAGATAACACATCTTTAAAACGGAAAGAACTGGTCTTAGTCTATCAGTACCTCTTCCTGAATCTGGTACCCATCTGCCTTCTCCAGTCCATTCTAGACACTGCTGGGACTAGGGTTTTTCCATCAGGAGCAAATGGAATCCAGGCCTTCCCAGAAGTAGACCATACTGCCTTGAATTTGTCCATACGTACAAATTGATCACCAGCTTTCTCCATACATTTTTAATGCAGACCTGTAATTGAGTTCAGAAGGCTCCAAGAAAACAGAAAGGATCCCCTTTCTCCAGTTTGTGCTGGAAGAGGAGCTGATCAGAGACATCAAATAAGAGAAAGATGGGTTGCTAGAGGATGGTAGAACTGGAAGCAAGGTAGCTACCTTTTTGCAAAAGGAAATGGTATTAGGCCCCTTTTCCAGAAGATAAGACAGACTCATAGAGATCAAATGATCAGTGTGGTTCTTCCTTTGTTAAATGGAGCCAAAGACACCTATGTTGTCCTGAAGTCTTGTAATGTTTAACTTCTGAGAACTTAGATTAGTGGTGTGATGGTAGAGTCTGTATAATGCATTGAAAAGGGTATCAGGCTTAGTTatttatccaataaatatttattgtatccAGGGTATTCCTATTTTAACTCCTGTGACAACACAAAGCATAGCGATTTCCATAGTTCTAACTGTTCAGGGTCTGCTCCTCCTGGTacactcttttttggttcactGTAGGTACtcctgttgtcttttttttttttttccaaagcacttttctgtttttataaattatatactcATTCACTCAGTGGACACTTCCTCTACAATGTTTGCCAGTTTCTGTTAGTTGGGAGAAGTGTCAGCTGTGAGAAGAAAAAGTAGGTGGCATTTTACAGTGTTTCCAGTAACCTGAGCTATATAAAATTTGTGTTAAAAAGCTACactgggccaggtgaggtggctcacgcctgtaatcctagcattttgggaggctgaggccggcggatcacttgaggttgggagtttaagaccagcatggccaacatagtgaaaccccatctttactaaaaatacaaaaaaattagccggacgtggtggtacatgcctgtaatcccagcactttgggagaccaaggtgggaggatgcttgagttcaggagttcgagaccagcctgggcaacatggtgaaagcccatctctacaaaaaaaacacagaaattagctgacatggtagcacacgcctgtagtcctagctactcaggaggctaaggtgggaggatcacttgagcctgggaggcagaggttgcagtaagctgagtaAGCCAAGgtcatgctattgcactctagcctggatgacagagtgagaccttgtctcaataaaaaagcagggggcagggggaggggagaacCAAATGCCCTATCCTCCGGTTCTCAGCATATAGAAGGGAGCTCTCTCATCTCCTAGCCACTCCTGCCTCACTATGCCATGCTTTCTCTAATGCACTCTGGGTCCAGGGACTGCTTGGCAGGAGGTGGGAAGAACAAGAAGTTTGGGGACTTCCCAGTTTCTTAGGCCTGTCTGGAGAGGGAACTAGCATTTACTGAGTTTTTACGATGTGTTACACACCATGTAAAGCCCTTTACCTACATTATTTCTTATACCCCAAACAGAGAGCAAATAAGTATCCCCATTTTTTAGTCACATAGAGTTCCAGAGTTGCCACAATTACAttgcagagtcaggatttgaatccagtgCAGACCGCAAACACCATGGTTTTCTCTCCAAAGCAGAGCAGCTCCAGAGGTGGAGGTGACTGGAATGTCCTAGACTCAGTGGGACCAGGAGCAGGGGGTGCCAGCAGAGGCTCTCATCTCCCCAGGGTCTTGTCAGTCAGAGTCCTAAACCCTTCAATTAACTatccctctaatcccagctgaAGCCTGGGTAATACCTCCCACCAAGAGGTATCTGTGTGGAACCTGCCCCTATTTAGGGATTAGGTGATGGAGATAAATTTCCATGGCAAACGGCCCTCGTCCACGTTCATTTGCAGAGCACAACAATCCAGATTAAGGTACAGAGTTTGGGTTTTATTTGGAGATTAGTTGGTATTACAGATGATGGTGATACCAAAACCTAATGCTGCTGTACCCGCCTCCATCCCAGATCTGTCAGGTTGTCTCCACAGCCCCACATCAGAGGGCAGCCAATCTGATCTTTGTGAACATTAAATCAACATAAGCCCCAGCTTCCTATCTTTGCTTCATTACTTTAATGCCACTCCGTCTTCACATCCATAGTTCTGATTAATTTGTCCAGGTGGTCGATGGTCAAGAGAGGGGGCCCTGACGCATAAAGAAGGTGGCTCTCCAGCAGTCTAGATGAGGAGCAGCACTCTCCTCTCCTACCTCACTTAGCAGTTAGCAAGGTAATGGCCTGGAGAGACCTCAGGAGATAGGAGCCTGCCCCTTCAGAAGGAGGAGGTCATCAGCTGGTGAGAACTGGGGACCAGGCCTGGCAAGAGTGGAGGAAAACATGACCCTCATCTCATCCTTCTGAAGGTACCTCCTGCCACAACAATGAGCATATGCCCCAAAGGGGTCAGGGTGTGGGGTGGCAGGAGCCAGGCCCCAGTCTGCTTAGGACCTGCATCTAGGCTGGCCTGGAGGCCAGTGGAAGGGAGGGATGCCTGAGCTAAACTCCTTTCCCATAGGGAATCCCTTTGCATAAAAAGTGGGGCCAGGGGATCCATTTCTGTTGTGTTCAATCCCAGGAGGGGCAGGGTGGGCCACAGGAGTCAGAGGAAGGGTCTTGCAAGTTCTGGACCAAGACTAGGAGTGGTCCACATTGATAACAATGGCCAAGGCATAGATGAGGTCAGACAGGCTGCCTAGTGAAGTCTGGGGAGTAGCTCACTCTAAAGAAGGGTGGACCTCTGAAGCCCCAGCTGGTCCCCATGGGGCTACAGCTTTAGCTCCTTCCCAACCCTGCCCTGGACCCAAGCCGGGAGCTGGACAGGAGCTATGTCGACACGCTGAGGTACGCTGAGGTGCGCTGAGGTGTGCcgctggagggtggaggttggccTGGCATTTGGGAATCCCAGGGCTGCTGGAGGGTGTCTCAAAGAGAGCAGGAGCTCTGGGGGGACTCAGACCTGGGGCTTAGACTTCCTGACTTCCTGTTCTTTATTATTTCGGCCCGGCGCTTCTGGAACCACACCTGCTAGGAAAGAAGAAGGGGTCTATTCTGGCCCCAGCATCCCCTCCACCCAGGGACAGGGGAAACAACCTGAAGGTGGGCTACCCAGCGAAGGGGCTGTGGGCCAAGCCCAGATGTTGGCTGTGTGAGAAGGGGTCACAGCTCACCTGTATCTTGGCCTCAGGAAGGCGAGTGACCCAGGCCAGGTGCTCACGGGTGCTGATGTTGGGGTAGGGCCATGCTGCGAACGCCCTCTCCAGCTCCAGCAGCTGCCCTTTGCTGAAGGTGGTCCGCTTTCTCTGGTGGGAACCCAACCCGCTGCCACCGTCTGCAGGCCATGGTGGGGGTCAAGCTGGGACTCCCTGCAAGAGCCTCTACCCAGCCTCAAAGCCCTCAGTCAACCCTGAAGTCCCTACTCCCACCCCTCTTCAACCTTCCTCATCCCACCATGCCCCGCGTTCTCACCCTGCCCACACTTCCCCCATCAGATCACCTGCTGAGGATGCATCcacagg encodes the following:
- the SEBOX gene encoding LOW QUALITY PROTEIN: homeobox protein SEBOX (The sequence of the model RefSeq protein was modified relative to this genomic sequence to represent the inferred CDS: deleted 1 base in 1 codon; substituted 2 bases at 2 genomic stop codons), which encodes PADGGSGLGSHQRKRTTFSKGQLLELERAFAAWPYPNISTREHLAWVTRLPEAKIQVWFQKRRAEIIKNRKSGSLSPRSESPQSSCSLXDTLQQPWDSQMPGQPPPSSGTPQRPQRTSACRHSSCPAPGLGPGQGWEGAKAVAPWGPAGASEVHPSLEXATPQTSLGSLSDLIYALAIVINVDHS